A DNA window from Pueribacillus theae contains the following coding sequences:
- a CDS encoding ABC transporter ATP-binding protein, giving the protein MITFDNVSKEYPDGTVAVDSLNFEIRQGEFFVLIGPSGCGKTTTLKMINRLIPLSDGTIFINGKKISEYNIHELRWNIGYVLQQIALFPHMTIEENITVVPEMKNWNREKMKQRVHELLEMVGLDPETYAVRKPKELSGGQQQRVGVIRALAADPEMILMDEPFSALDPISREKLQDDLLRLKKNLKKTTVFVTHDMQEALKLADRICVMKDGKIVQIGTPDELTKNPANEFVKEFLGDKLAWDGDFHVEEVLQPISEEGIYGSLSDVPISIPLQELLEKLSEQEQLAVQKNGRQIGIVNRQTVINYLSVQLQKRDMPNE; this is encoded by the coding sequence ATGATTACATTTGATAATGTTTCAAAAGAATATCCCGATGGCACGGTCGCTGTCGATTCGTTGAATTTTGAGATCAGACAGGGTGAATTTTTTGTTTTGATTGGACCGAGTGGCTGCGGGAAAACGACGACGCTAAAAATGATCAACCGGTTAATACCTTTATCGGATGGAACAATTTTTATTAATGGAAAAAAGATTAGTGAATACAACATCCATGAACTGCGCTGGAATATTGGCTATGTTCTTCAGCAGATTGCCCTTTTTCCACATATGACGATTGAGGAGAATATCACCGTTGTTCCCGAAATGAAAAACTGGAACAGGGAAAAAATGAAGCAAAGGGTTCATGAACTATTGGAAATGGTCGGGCTAGACCCTGAAACGTATGCGGTAAGGAAACCGAAAGAATTATCTGGCGGGCAGCAGCAACGGGTAGGAGTCATTCGGGCCCTGGCAGCCGATCCTGAAATGATATTAATGGATGAGCCGTTTAGCGCGTTGGATCCAATAAGCCGTGAGAAGCTTCAAGATGATCTGTTAAGACTTAAGAAGAATTTAAAGAAGACAACTGTCTTTGTTACGCATGATATGCAGGAGGCTTTGAAATTAGCTGACCGGATTTGCGTCATGAAAGACGGGAAAATTGTCCAAATTGGAACACCTGACGAACTTACCAAAAATCCCGCTAATGAATTTGTAAAAGAATTTCTTGGAGACAAATTGGCATGGGATGGAGACTTTCATGTGGAAGAAGTCTTGCAGCCGATAAGTGAAGAGGGAATTTATGGTTCATTGAGCGATGTGCCGATTTCCATTCCATTGCAAGAGCTATTGGAGAAGCTGTCAGAACAGGAACAGCTTGCAGTACAGAAAAATGGACGGCAAATCGGCATCGTCAATCGGCAAACAGTAATCAACTATTTATCTGTTCAACTACAGAAAAGGGATATGCCAAATGAGTAA